The uncultured Methanoregula sp. genomic sequence AACTGGTATCTCCCCTGCACGACGACCGGTACCATCTGGTCAACCGCAGGCTCGAACGGGGTTTTGTCCGGGTAAAAAAGGAAGAGCGTTACGAACTCCTCCGGGAACGGATCCGGGTACTTATGCGACGGGATCTTCCTCACAAGGTACCTGCATCTCTCTGCGAGCAGCTGGCTCCGAAAGCAGCACGGATCAAAAAAGTGTACCAGGAGCAGATGCTCCAGCAGTTCGGCACGATCGAGGAAAATGCATTTCCTCCCTGCATGCAGGCGCTCCTCACGGCTCTGACCTCGGGAACAAACCTGACCCATGCAGGCCGGTTCGCACTTACAACATTCCTGCACACGATTGGTATGGATGTTGCCGGAATCGCCGCGCTCTACGGGCGCTCACCGGATTTTGATATCGAGAGGACCATGTACCAGGTTGAACATATTACCGGCCGCGGGGGATCGGGCACGGAATACACAACACCTGCCTGTGCAGCCATGCGGACAACCGGCATCTGTGTCCACGCGGACAAGCTGTGCGAGCGGGTCAGCCACCCCTTAAGTTACTACAAGGTAAAAAAGAAGGATCTCGCAAAAAAGGGAAATCCTCCGGTAGCGGAACGGCCGGATGAAGGAAAAAATATCAGCGAATCAAAGTCGGGCACTTAAAAAACAGCTCCCCACCCGTTTCCGTCTGGTGGAAGGGGTTACTTCCAGGTAAGCCCTGCCAGTTACTGTTCCCGAACGTTCATATCGCAATCCTGCAATTCACCTTTTTTATTGCCACCCTGTGGACTCATGAATCAGAATAATACCCGGTTACTCTGACAGCAGATCATATTATCCATCCTTAATTGTAAGTTATATTCGATAAAACAGAAACTTTATATTACAAAATGTAAAATATACTTTACAAGATGCGGGTCATCCCTCTCATCCCGCATCAGAAACCTTTCCATTCGGAGGTTACGACAATGAAATTAACGAATACCAGTTCAAGGGCAGTCGTTCTCATCATGATAGTGGTATCGGTGATCGGGCTCATCATGAGTCCGGTCAGCGCCGCGGCTGCAGTCTCCCTATCAGGAACGAATGCAGGGGCAGGAACTCCTGCCGGAAACGCTGCTGCACATCATATGTTTAACAGTACTCAACAGACTGCGCGGCTCCAGGCCGTTCTCGTCAACCTCAGCCGGCAGGACGTGGATGTCAGCGCGGCACAAGCCGATATCGCAGCAGGTAACACGAGCGCAGCTGCCCGGTGGCTCATGACCTATTCCAAAGACCACCCCGCCTCCAAGGCGACGGACAGCACCCGCCAGCATGTGGTTAATGCCACCGCTCAGGCAGAGCGACTCAAAAATGAAGTGACAAAACTCTCACAGCAGGGTGTGGATGTTACCAAAGTGCTCGCCGATCTTACTGCGGGCAACACTCCCGGGGCGATGAAGGATCTGATGGCCCTTCACAAGGATCGCCCGGCTCCGGTGGTAAATACTACCCAGCAGGCACAACGGCTCCAGACCCGCATCACCCGGCTCGCTCAGCAGGGTGTTGATGTGAACGAGGTGAAGGCTGATCTTACTTCCGGGAATGTGAAAGCAGCGATGCAATGGATGGCGGCGTACTCCAAAGCACATCCTCCCGTCCAGTCCGGTAACGGGGCAGCCCTGCGCAGCAGTAACAGTACACAATGGCAGAAAGGTGGTTCGTTCCAGCCGCACATCCCGGGTTCCGGTAACCAGACGGTATCCCATCCGCGGCTCACAGCCCGGCAGGGCACACCTGCACGGACATCGGGAGCGTAATCGTCGTTTCATCATTTTTTTCAGGCAATAAAATTCCGATATGAGGTAATACCCATGAAAAAAAACACAATCATCGTACTTCTTGCTGCAGCTATAATCGTAGCCGGTATCTTCACGGCCGGATGTACGCAGGACGCTAGCAGCGGATCAACCTCTGCCGGAAACAGCCAGCACTATTCGACTTCCGGCGGGGATAACCGTACTTCTGCGGCTGCTGACGGATCCTGGAACAGTGGCTCCAATGGGAACCGCCAGTTCAGCGGGCAGAGTTATCTCACAAACGAAACCCTGCTTGCTGCCGCAGCCGGTAAACTGGGCGTGTCCGAACAGGATATAAAGAATGCATTGGACAGCACAAAAAATGCAACAAGTGGCCGGCCGGATCTTTCTGCAGCAGCTCAAAAGATTGGCGTAACCCCACAGCAGCTTACTGATGCTCTGGGAATTCGTACCGGTGGCCGCATCAGAAGCGGGGGGTATAATGCAAATCAGACCCCGGGACAATGAGACGCCGGCGTATATTTACGGCAGGATTCTATCCGCCCACTCATTTTTGACGCTCTGCCTTACCCTCTTTTTTATTGCAGTTATCATCTTGCCGGCAAGTGCCGATGATACCACGGTTACAACAACAGCAACCACCGTGCCGGTAACCCCGGCGACCACATCCCAGATAACCACTGCAACTACCATACCTGCGACCACGGCGACTACAACCGTAGTGACAACTGCTGCCACGACTGCACCGGCAACAACTACTACTACGGTAGTTGCGACAACAGCAACAACGGTTCCGGTAACAACGACCACGACCGCACTGCCGTCGCCGGTTGCGGGCTTTTATGGCAGTCCGGCTTCAGGTACTCTCCCACTCGTTGTTCAGTTCACTGACACGTCTGCTAATACCCCCACGACATGGTCATGGGATTTTAGCGACGGGAATACCAGCGCGAGCCAGAACCCCTCAAACACCTACGCAACTGCAGGGAATTACACGGTGTCCCTCACCGTGACCAATGCAGCGGGCAGCGACACTGCCACCCAGACCGGTTACATCAACGTAAATAGCGTCATG encodes the following:
- the priL gene encoding DNA primase regulatory subunit PriL translates to MDYSPSAKELSHFPFLKKAQDHIKNRFSSLDAVLRDRHGEALIEMAVTRIQDAITPKKKGGYEVSGSPEDEIASYALARVIASCVNDKQLLDRLTRYESERAYHFLVSEEEWNQNYRQGDSDYSLLFEAISEELGIRITSDRMPLADYVELVSPLHDDRYHLVNRRLERGFVRVKKEERYELLRERIRVLMRRDLPHKVPASLCEQLAPKAARIKKVYQEQMLQQFGTIEENAFPPCMQALLTALTSGTNLTHAGRFALTTFLHTIGMDVAGIAALYGRSPDFDIERTMYQVEHITGRGGSGTEYTTPACAAMRTTGICVHADKLCERVSHPLSYYKVKKKDLAKKGNPPVAERPDEGKNISESKSGT
- a CDS encoding PKD domain-containing protein translates to MQIRPRDNETPAYIYGRILSAHSFLTLCLTLFFIAVIILPASADDTTVTTTATTVPVTPATTSQITTATTIPATTATTTVVTTAATTAPATTTTTVVATTATTVPVTTTTTALPSPVAGFYGSPASGTLPLVVQFTDTSANTPTTWSWDFSDGNTSASQNPSNTYATAGNYTVSLTVTNAAGSDTATQTGYINVNSVMVAPVASFSVSGTTGTASLTIQFTDTSTNSP